A stretch of Blautia liquoris DNA encodes these proteins:
- a CDS encoding NAD(P)-dependent malic enzyme: protein MDVKEKALLQHEKWRGKIEVTSRAKVETPEDLSIAYTPGVAEPCLRIAEDKDLSYKYTRRGNMVAVITDGSAVLGLGDIGPEAGMPVMEGKCVLFKEFGGVDAFPLCVRTNDVDEIVDTVALLAGSFGGVNLEDISAPRCFEIEKRLKERCDIPIFHDDQHGTAVVTAAAMINALKLVGKDISDIKVVTSGAGAAGIAIIKLLVSLGLKEVIMCDRKGAIYDGREGLNKEKQEMARISNLEKKKGTLGEMLKGADVFIGVSAPGTVTEEMVKSMAPDPILFPMANPVPEIMPDLAKEAGAAVIGTGRSDFPNQINNVLAFPGIFRGALDVRASDINDEMKVAAAYAIAGLVDEKELNADYIIPNPFNKKVAPAVAEAVAKAARDTGVARI, encoded by the coding sequence ATGGATGTGAAAGAAAAGGCATTATTGCAGCACGAAAAATGGAGAGGAAAAATTGAAGTTACAAGCAGAGCAAAGGTGGAAACTCCCGAGGATCTGTCGATTGCATATACGCCGGGTGTTGCCGAGCCCTGTCTTCGTATCGCCGAGGATAAGGATTTATCCTACAAGTACACACGCCGTGGCAATATGGTAGCCGTGATCACTGACGGTTCTGCAGTTCTGGGCCTTGGAGATATCGGGCCGGAAGCGGGCATGCCAGTTATGGAAGGAAAGTGTGTACTGTTTAAAGAATTCGGCGGTGTAGACGCATTTCCTCTCTGTGTGAGGACAAATGATGTGGATGAAATTGTAGATACAGTTGCATTACTAGCAGGAAGCTTTGGCGGTGTGAATCTTGAGGATATTTCAGCACCAAGATGCTTTGAGATTGAAAAAAGATTAAAAGAACGCTGTGATATTCCGATCTTTCACGATGATCAGCATGGTACAGCGGTGGTGACGGCGGCTGCTATGATTAATGCCTTAAAACTCGTGGGAAAAGACATTTCAGATATTAAAGTTGTCACCTCAGGAGCAGGTGCAGCAGGTATAGCGATCATCAAACTACTGGTGAGTCTGGGACTGAAAGAGGTCATCATGTGTGACCGAAAGGGTGCCATCTATGACGGAAGGGAAGGCCTGAATAAAGAAAAGCAGGAGATGGCCAGAATATCGAATCTCGAGAAGAAAAAGGGAACTCTGGGAGAGATGCTCAAGGGAGCAGATGTATTTATCGGGGTTTCAGCTCCAGGGACTGTGACAGAAGAGATGGTAAAAAGCATGGCTCCTGATCCAATCCTGTTTCCGATGGCGAATCCGGTACCGGAGATTATGCCAGATCTCGCAAAAGAAGCAGGCGCAGCCGTGATTGGAACAGGCAGAAGCGATTTTCCGAATCAGATCAATAACGTTTTAGCATTTCCGGGGATCTTTAGAGGAGCCTTAGATGTTCGCGCGAGTGATATCAACGATGAGATGAAAGTGGCGGCAGCATATGCAATTGCCGGCCTAGTTGATGAAAAAGAATTGAATGCCGACTATATCATCCCGAATCCATTTAACAAAAAAGTGGCTCCTGCTGTTGCCGAGGCAGTAGCGAAAGCTGCAAGAGATACAGGAGTAGCCCGGATATAG
- a CDS encoding helix-turn-helix transcriptional regulator has protein sequence MRDTDVIEHIKELCAERKWSYYRLAKESGLPYSTINNMLHRTNIPTVPTLQKMCDAFEITLSDFFLEGIKEYTLTNSQTELLEIYKNLSKDDRRMLIAYAKGLAKLLDAPKK, from the coding sequence ATGAGAGATACAGATGTTATTGAACATATCAAGGAGCTTTGTGCGGAACGCAAGTGGTCGTATTACCGTCTTGCAAAGGAATCCGGACTTCCTTACTCCACAATTAACAACATGCTGCACCGGACGAATATACCGACAGTTCCCACACTTCAGAAAATGTGTGATGCCTTCGAGATTACTTTATCAGATTTCTTTTTGGAGGGCATAAAAGAATACACGCTTACCAATTCTCAGACAGAGCTGCTGGAAATTTACAAAAATCTTTCCAAAGATGACAGGCGAATGCTGATCGCCTATGCCAAAGGCCTTGCAAAACTACTTGATGCACCGAAAAAATAG
- the rplT gene encoding 50S ribosomal protein L20: MARVKGGVNAKKKHNRTLKLAKGYRGARSKQYRVAKQSVMRALSSSYAGRKQKKRQFRQLWIARINAAARINGLSYSKFMYGLKLAGVELNRKVLADMAINDKDGFSTLAELAKSKIAA; the protein is encoded by the coding sequence ATGGCAAGAGTTAAAGGCGGAGTGAACGCTAAGAAAAAACATAACAGAACTTTAAAGCTGGCAAAGGGGTACAGAGGTGCCAGAAGTAAACAATATAGAGTTGCAAAACAGTCAGTGATGAGAGCACTGTCCAGTTCTTATGCAGGAAGAAAGCAAAAGAAGAGACAATTCCGTCAACTTTGGATTGCACGTATCAATGCGGCAGCACGTATCAACGGCCTTTCATACAGCAAATTTATGTATGGATTAAAACTTGCCGGTGTAGAACTCAACAGAAAGGTTCTTGCTGACATGGCAATCAATGATAAAGATGGTTTTTCAACACTTGCAGAACTTGCAAAATCAAAGATCGCTGCATAA
- the rpmI gene encoding 50S ribosomal protein L35, protein MPKMKTNRAAAKRFKTTGTGKIMRNKAYKSHILTKKSQKRKRNLRKSTVLDATNVKNMKKILPYS, encoded by the coding sequence ATGCCAAAAATGAAGACAAACAGAGCGGCTGCAAAGCGCTTTAAGACAACAGGAACAGGCAAAATTATGAGAAACAAAGCATATAAGAGCCATATCTTAACCAAGAAATCTCAAAAGAGAAAGAGAAATCTTAGAAAGTCTACTGTTCTTGATGCAACAAACGTAAAGAATATGAAGAAAATCTTACCGTATTCGTAA
- the infC gene encoding translation initiation factor IF-3, whose protein sequence is MINEQIRDREVRLIGKDGEQLGIMSSRDAYGKAQEAGLDLVKIAPKAKPPVCKIIDYGKYKYELARKEKEAKKKQKTIDIKEVRLSPNIGANDLNTKVGAARKFISKGNKVKVTLRFRGREMAHMSNGRHILDEFAESLSDIASVEKAPKVEGRSMTMFLSEKR, encoded by the coding sequence ATGATTAACGAACAGATACGTGACAGAGAGGTCCGTCTGATCGGTAAAGATGGGGAACAGTTGGGTATTATGTCTTCCAGAGACGCCTATGGAAAGGCACAGGAGGCGGGGTTGGATCTGGTAAAAATTGCTCCGAAGGCGAAACCGCCTGTCTGCAAGATCATCGATTATGGAAAATATAAGTATGAACTTGCCCGTAAGGAAAAGGAAGCCAAGAAAAAGCAAAAAACGATAGACATCAAAGAAGTACGTCTGTCACCAAACATCGGCGCCAACGATCTGAATACAAAAGTGGGTGCAGCCAGAAAGTTTATTTCCAAGGGAAATAAAGTTAAGGTTACTCTGCGTTTCAGGGGCCGTGAGATGGCACATATGAGCAATGGGAGACATATCCTTGATGAATTCGCTGAAAGTCTGTCTGATATCGCTTCGGTTGAGAAGGCACCTAAGGTTGAGGGCAGAAGTATGACCATGTTTTTATCAGAAAAACGTTGA
- a CDS encoding DUF1540 domain-containing protein has protein sequence MTVLNCSAATCAYNVDELCSKGEIKVGGANAHDSDQTSCESFIERKEGSMSNSASSGCTTIGIDCEAENCSYNEQCKCVAGAINVGGNEACTSDETRCSTFTQN, from the coding sequence ATGACAGTATTAAATTGTTCCGCTGCAACCTGTGCTTACAATGTTGATGAGCTCTGTTCAAAAGGAGAGATCAAAGTAGGCGGTGCAAATGCACACGATTCGGATCAAACTTCATGCGAGAGCTTTATTGAGCGCAAAGAAGGTTCTATGAGTAATAGTGCAAGCTCAGGATGTACAACCATAGGTATTGACTGCGAAGCAGAAAACTGCAGCTATAATGAACAATGTAAATGCGTTGCGGGTGCCATAAATGTCGGAGGCAATGAGGCTTGTACCAGCGACGAGACCAGATGCAGTACATTCACACAAAACTGA
- the thrS gene encoding threonine--tRNA ligase — MIITLKDGSKKEYDKPLSVIDIAKDISEGLGRMAACGEVNGEIVDLRHEIDRDCTLAIHTPSDPEGLAAYRHTTSHIMAQAIKRLYPDVKLAIGPSIADGFYYDIDSEEPITPEDLAKIEAEMKKIIKAAYPIQRFTKPRDEAIAFMEKRNEPYKVELVEDLPKGEEISFYEQGEFVDLCAGPHLMSTKPVKAFKLTSIAGAYWRGDERNKMLTRIYGTAFPKKADLEEYLNKIEEAKKRDHRKLGRELGLFMMSDEGPGFPFFLPKGMALKNALLDYWRGLHVKNHYDEISTPVILSRSLWETSGHWDHYKDNMYTTKIDEEDYAIKPMNCPGSILVYESEPRSYRDLPLRLTELGLVHRHEKSGQLHGLMRVRCFTQDDAHIFLTPEQMKEEIKKVAKLIDEVYNLFGFKYHVELSTRPDNSMGSDEDWEMATDALRGALDEMETDYLINEGDGAFYGPKIDFHLEDSLGRTWQCGTIQLDFQLPLRFNLEYTGADGEKHRPIMIHRVLLGSVERFIGILIEHYAGAFPTWLSPVQVKVLPISEKYEEYGNQVLDKLQNAKIRAEIDLRSEKIGYKIREAQNQKVPYMLIVGAKEEEDGCVSVRNRRKGDLGQKELEGFIKEIKEEIRIKAND; from the coding sequence ATGATTATAACATTGAAAGATGGATCAAAAAAAGAATATGACAAGCCGTTGTCCGTGATTGATATTGCAAAAGATATTAGTGAAGGACTGGGAAGAATGGCTGCCTGTGGGGAAGTCAACGGGGAAATTGTGGATCTCCGTCATGAAATCGACCGGGATTGTACCCTTGCTATCCATACACCTTCAGATCCAGAAGGACTGGCTGCATATCGCCATACAACTTCACATATTATGGCACAGGCAATTAAGAGATTATATCCGGATGTAAAGCTGGCAATCGGTCCGTCGATCGCCGATGGATTTTATTATGACATTGACAGTGAAGAGCCGATTACTCCGGAAGATCTGGCTAAGATTGAGGCAGAGATGAAAAAGATTATAAAGGCGGCCTATCCGATTCAAAGATTTACGAAACCAAGGGATGAGGCGATTGCCTTTATGGAGAAACGTAATGAGCCATATAAGGTAGAGCTGGTTGAGGATCTTCCAAAAGGAGAAGAGATCAGTTTCTATGAGCAAGGAGAGTTTGTAGACCTCTGTGCAGGACCGCATCTGATGAGCACAAAGCCTGTGAAGGCCTTTAAGCTCACAAGTATCGCCGGTGCCTACTGGAGAGGAGATGAGCGCAATAAGATGCTCACTCGTATCTACGGAACTGCATTTCCAAAGAAGGCGGATCTGGAAGAGTATCTGAACAAGATTGAAGAGGCAAAAAAACGTGATCACAGAAAACTGGGACGTGAGCTGGGCCTTTTTATGATGAGTGATGAGGGTCCCGGGTTCCCGTTTTTCCTTCCGAAGGGAATGGCACTTAAGAATGCTCTTTTGGATTACTGGAGGGGACTCCATGTGAAGAATCATTATGACGAAATTTCGACTCCTGTTATCTTGAGCAGATCTCTGTGGGAGACATCCGGACACTGGGATCATTACAAAGATAACATGTATACTACAAAAATTGATGAGGAAGATTACGCAATCAAACCGATGAACTGTCCGGGATCCATCCTGGTCTATGAATCGGAACCGCGTTCTTACCGTGATCTTCCGCTGCGTCTTACGGAACTTGGTCTGGTACACCGCCATGAAAAGTCAGGCCAGCTGCATGGGCTGATGCGTGTCCGCTGTTTTACACAGGACGACGCTCATATCTTTCTGACACCGGAACAGATGAAGGAAGAAATCAAGAAAGTTGCAAAACTTATCGACGAGGTTTACAATCTGTTCGGTTTTAAATACCATGTGGAGCTTTCTACTCGCCCGGATAACAGTATGGGCAGTGATGAAGACTGGGAGATGGCAACCGATGCTCTGCGTGGTGCTCTTGATGAGATGGAGACCGATTATCTTATAAATGAAGGTGATGGTGCATTTTACGGGCCGAAGATTGATTTCCATCTGGAGGATTCGCTCGGAAGAACTTGGCAGTGTGGGACCATTCAGCTTGATTTTCAGCTGCCGCTGCGGTTTAACCTGGAATATACAGGAGCGGACGGCGAGAAACACAGACCGATTATGATTCACCGAGTTCTTCTCGGATCGGTGGAGCGTTTTATCGGAATTCTGATTGAACACTATGCGGGAGCATTTCCGACATGGCTTTCACCGGTTCAGGTAAAGGTTTTGCCGATATCAGAAAAATATGAAGAATATGGAAACCAAGTCCTTGACAAATTGCAGAACGCCAAAATTCGTGCAGAGATTGATCTGCGTTCTGAAAAGATCGGATATAAGATTAGAGAGGCACAAAATCAGAAGGTTCCATATATGCTGATTGTCGGTGCAAAAGAAGAGGAAGACGGATGTGTATCTGTCAGAAACCGCAGAAAGGGCGATCTGGGACAGAAAGAACTGGAAGGTTTCATAAAAGAAATAAAAGAGGAAATTCGAATAAAAGCGAATGATTAA
- a CDS encoding histidine phosphatase family protein → MKLIFIRHGEPNYDIDSLTEKGWREAEYLSERTSRWDITDIYCSPLGRAQDTAAASLKKLDRKAVTCDWLKEFDSPIVDPQTGKQVLPWDRKSDYLNTHPELFDLDGWHQSPDMISGNLKENYEYVTAKMDELLVKYGYRRDGYRYLTEKNTHRDDVVVCFCHLGITGALVSHLINVTPHQLWQGFFLAPTSVTVLGTEERTPGEAYFRCQMMGDTSHLLLHSEPVSVYGSFTDPFQG, encoded by the coding sequence ATGAAGCTGATATTTATACGTCACGGAGAACCCAATTACGATATCGATTCTCTCACAGAAAAAGGATGGCGCGAAGCCGAATATCTGTCAGAACGGACCAGTAGATGGGACATCACGGACATCTATTGTTCTCCCCTCGGGCGGGCACAAGATACTGCAGCTGCCTCGCTAAAAAAATTAGATCGAAAGGCAGTCACCTGTGACTGGCTAAAAGAGTTCGATTCCCCAATTGTGGACCCACAGACCGGAAAACAGGTTCTCCCCTGGGATCGAAAATCCGATTATCTCAATACTCATCCGGAATTGTTTGATTTGGACGGATGGCACCAAAGCCCGGATATGATCTCGGGAAATCTAAAGGAAAATTACGAATATGTCACGGCAAAGATGGATGAGCTGCTCGTAAAATACGGATATCGCAGGGATGGATACCGCTATCTCACTGAGAAAAATACTCATCGCGACGATGTTGTCGTCTGTTTCTGCCATCTGGGAATCACAGGTGCATTGGTCTCTCACCTGATCAATGTGACTCCCCACCAGTTATGGCAGGGATTCTTTCTCGCCCCGACCTCCGTCACTGTACTCGGAACCGAAGAGCGTACTCCGGGTGAAGCATACTTTCGATGCCAGATGATGGGCGACACCTCCCATCTGCTCCTACATAGCGAACCGGTATCCGTCTACGGATCCTTTACAGATCCATTTCAGGGGTAA
- a CDS encoding ATP-dependent DNA helicase, whose amino-acid sequence METIRISVRALVEFLLRSGDLDNRKDGFADKEAMQKGSRIHRKIQKSMGAGYRPECPLIYEKQFDHYTLRIEGRADGIFYKDGMDVIDEIKSTYTLISEITEPVPVHVAQAKCYAYIYALLNHKEQMGIQMTYCNLETEEIKRFNETFLMAELDNWFTDLICQYQKWADFQYLWRQKRNASMQGMEFPYPYRKGQKKLVADVYRTIIRGKQLFVNAPTGVGKTLSVLFPAVRAVGENKGDKIFYLTAKTITRTVAEEAFSILSERGLLYKVITLTAKEKMCVCDEVDCSPETCPRAKGHYDRVNDAVFELLNHSDTLSRDVVLEAADKAQVCPYEFQLDLATWVDAVICDYNYVFDPVVRLRRFFGEGMGKGEYLFLIDEAHNLVERGRQMYSAAVYKEDFLEIKKLIKPYVHDTKLARVLERCNRQLLAFKRECSKDYLELENVGNFLLSMMGLVGELERFLQDLGNGELRKKILEFYFSVKSFVNIYEIMDENYMIYARHTADGRFMLKLFCVNPADNLQECLNKGVSAVFFSATLLPVRYYKELLSVRKDDYAVYVESPFDPDKRKLILTNDVSTKYTRRSTEEYTRIASYICQTVGQKKGNYMVFFPSYQMLKDVNDIFQESFLPKVEADGGVQVLQQVSGMNETEREAFLDAFSLNSTDSETLIAFCVMGGIFSEGIDLDGERLIGALVVGTGIPKLDTEREILKEFYDRRGEKGFDYAYRFPGMNKVFQAAGRVIRTDEDTGVVVLLDERFRYRENLDLFPREWKTYSTCSVKTIADEVKEFWDRYP is encoded by the coding sequence ATGGAGACAATCCGTATATCCGTGCGGGCATTGGTGGAATTCCTGCTTCGCAGCGGGGATCTAGACAACCGAAAGGACGGGTTTGCCGATAAAGAGGCGATGCAAAAAGGCAGCCGTATCCACAGAAAGATTCAAAAGAGTATGGGGGCTGGTTATCGTCCAGAATGTCCGCTTATCTATGAGAAACAGTTTGATCACTATACTCTGCGGATTGAAGGCCGTGCAGACGGAATCTTCTATAAAGATGGCATGGATGTGATTGACGAGATCAAGAGTACTTATACACTGATCTCGGAGATTACAGAGCCGGTGCCGGTTCATGTGGCACAGGCAAAATGCTATGCCTACATCTATGCCCTTTTGAACCATAAAGAGCAGATGGGGATTCAGATGACTTACTGTAATCTGGAGACAGAGGAGATCAAACGCTTCAACGAGACTTTTTTAATGGCAGAGTTGGACAATTGGTTTACAGATTTGATCTGTCAATACCAGAAGTGGGCAGATTTTCAGTACTTGTGGAGACAGAAGAGGAATGCATCAATGCAGGGGATGGAATTTCCTTATCCATACCGAAAAGGACAGAAAAAGCTTGTGGCAGATGTATATCGCACGATTATCAGGGGGAAACAGCTTTTTGTAAATGCACCTACGGGTGTTGGGAAGACGTTGTCGGTACTTTTTCCGGCGGTCCGCGCAGTGGGGGAGAACAAAGGAGATAAGATCTTTTATCTTACTGCTAAGACGATCACCCGGACCGTGGCAGAAGAGGCGTTTTCAATCTTAAGCGAAAGAGGCCTGCTCTATAAAGTGATTACGCTGACGGCAAAGGAAAAGATGTGTGTCTGTGATGAGGTGGACTGCAGTCCTGAGACATGCCCACGTGCAAAAGGACATTATGACCGGGTAAATGATGCGGTTTTTGAGCTTCTGAATCACAGTGATACGTTATCGAGAGATGTGGTATTGGAGGCGGCAGATAAGGCACAAGTCTGCCCCTACGAATTTCAGCTGGATTTGGCTACATGGGTCGATGCAGTCATCTGTGATTATAACTACGTCTTCGATCCTGTGGTTCGTCTTCGCAGATTCTTTGGAGAAGGCATGGGAAAGGGAGAATATCTCTTCTTGATTGACGAGGCCCACAATCTGGTGGAACGAGGAAGGCAGATGTACAGTGCAGCCGTATATAAAGAGGATTTTCTGGAGATCAAAAAGCTGATTAAGCCTTACGTACACGATACAAAACTTGCAAGGGTGTTGGAACGCTGCAATCGGCAGCTTCTTGCCTTTAAAAGAGAGTGCAGCAAAGATTACCTGGAACTTGAAAATGTCGGAAATTTTCTCCTTTCTATGATGGGGTTGGTGGGAGAACTGGAACGTTTTCTTCAGGATCTGGGAAATGGAGAGTTGAGAAAAAAGATTCTTGAATTTTATTTTTCTGTGAAGTCGTTTGTCAATATCTACGAAATCATGGACGAAAATTATATGATTTATGCCAGACATACGGCAGACGGACGCTTTATGCTGAAACTATTTTGCGTAAATCCGGCGGACAATCTGCAGGAATGTCTGAATAAGGGAGTGAGTGCAGTATTTTTCTCGGCGACACTTCTCCCGGTCCGTTATTATAAAGAACTGTTGTCCGTGAGAAAAGATGATTATGCGGTTTATGTGGAGTCGCCATTTGACCCTGACAAACGGAAACTGATTCTGACGAATGACGTGAGCACGAAATATACCAGGCGGAGCACAGAGGAATATACAAGAATTGCCTCTTATATCTGTCAGACGGTGGGGCAGAAAAAGGGAAATTACATGGTGTTCTTTCCATCTTATCAGATGCTGAAAGATGTAAACGATATCTTTCAGGAGTCATTCTTGCCCAAGGTAGAGGCTGACGGAGGTGTCCAGGTGCTGCAGCAGGTTTCCGGTATGAACGAGACCGAAAGAGAGGCTTTTTTAGATGCGTTTAGCCTAAACAGCACAGATTCAGAGACTCTGATCGCGTTTTGTGTAATGGGAGGAATTTTCTCAGAAGGAATTGATCTGGACGGGGAACGACTGATCGGAGCGCTCGTTGTGGGGACAGGCATTCCAAAATTGGATACGGAACGGGAAATTCTGAAAGAATTCTATGACAGGCGGGGCGAAAAAGGCTTTGATTACGCCTATCGTTTTCCCGGCATGAATAAAGTCTTCCAGGCCGCGGGACGTGTGATACGAACAGATGAAGATACCGGAGTGGTCGTGCTTTTAGACGAACGCTTCCGGTATCGGGAGAACTTGGATCTCTTTCCGCGGGAATGGAAGACATACAGTACCTGCTCCGTCAAAACGATCGCAGATGAGGTAAAAGAATTCTGGGATCGTTACCCCTGA
- a CDS encoding HPr family phosphocarrier protein, whose amino-acid sequence MAESKIKLPNVKAVEDFVSAASKCDFDIDIFYNRFIIDAKSILGILSMDLSRTLTVHCYGEDQDFKQTLQKYSVA is encoded by the coding sequence ATGGCAGAAAGCAAAATTAAACTGCCGAATGTAAAAGCCGTTGAAGACTTCGTAAGCGCAGCATCAAAGTGTGACTTTGACATAGACATTTTTTACAATCGCTTTATCATAGATGCCAAATCCATTCTGGGTATATTAAGCATGGACTTGTCGAGAACATTGACTGTTCACTGCTATGGCGAAGACCAGGATTTTAAACAAACTTTACAGAAGTATTCAGTGGCCTGA
- a CDS encoding Mrp/NBP35 family ATP-binding protein, which yields MAKETNKMPDLHVKLNPDSSIKHVIGIVSGKGGVGKSFVTASLANQMAKMGYRVGILDADITGPSIPKMYGLHGSIKGNDSGMYPAEAENGVKIMSVNLLLQNEEEPVIWRGPILVNVVKQFWSEVVWGDLDYLFVDMPPGTGDVPLTVFQSLPVDGVIIVSSPQELVRMIVTKAYKMAHMMAIPVLGVVENYSYVKCPDCEKKIEVFGQSHIDEIVEDLGTKVLGKMPIRTDYANAADAGTFSGVLNEYVDDALTALVQLS from the coding sequence ATGGCAAAAGAGACGAATAAAATGCCGGATCTACATGTAAAACTGAATCCGGATTCAAGTATTAAACATGTCATTGGCATTGTAAGCGGAAAAGGAGGAGTGGGTAAATCGTTTGTCACTGCTTCACTTGCAAATCAGATGGCAAAGATGGGATATCGCGTGGGTATTCTGGACGCAGACATCACCGGTCCTTCAATTCCCAAGATGTATGGACTTCATGGTTCCATCAAGGGGAATGACAGCGGGATGTATCCGGCTGAGGCGGAAAATGGCGTAAAAATTATGTCCGTAAATCTTCTGCTGCAAAATGAAGAGGAGCCGGTGATCTGGAGAGGGCCCATTCTGGTAAATGTTGTGAAACAGTTCTGGAGTGAGGTAGTCTGGGGAGATCTCGATTACTTATTTGTTGATATGCCGCCGGGAACCGGAGATGTTCCGTTGACTGTCTTCCAGTCCCTCCCGGTCGATGGAGTCATCATCGTATCATCTCCCCAGGAGCTGGTGCGTATGATTGTGACAAAAGCGTATAAGATGGCACATATGATGGCAATTCCCGTACTCGGTGTGGTTGAGAATTACAGTTATGTAAAATGTCCGGACTGCGAGAAAAAGATTGAAGTATTCGGTCAAAGCCATATTGATGAGATTGTGGAAGATTTGGGAACAAAAGTCCTGGGAAAGATGCCGATTCGGACAGATTATGCAAATGCTGCCGATGCGGGAACATTTTCCGGCGTATTGAATGAATACGTTGATGATGCACTGACTGCTCTGGTTCAGCTGTCATAA
- a CDS encoding metal-sensing transcriptional repressor: protein MEEYISHEPHKHVLEDGKVIEHQHDHVHTHTHQNTKAVLNRLSRAIGHMESIKRMVEDGRDCSEVLIQLSAVKSAINNTAKVILQDHIEHCIVDAVESGDMEALEDLNKAIDRFIK, encoded by the coding sequence ATGGAAGAATATATATCGCATGAGCCCCATAAACACGTGTTGGAGGACGGGAAGGTTATCGAACATCAACACGATCATGTGCATACACATACACATCAAAATACAAAGGCTGTGCTTAACCGTCTCTCAAGGGCGATCGGGCATATGGAGTCAATAAAGCGCATGGTGGAAGATGGAAGAGACTGCAGTGAAGTTCTGATTCAGCTGTCGGCTGTGAAGTCTGCAATCAATAATACTGCAAAAGTGATCCTGCAGGATCACATTGAGCATTGTATTGTGGATGCCGTGGAAAGCGGAGATATGGAAGCACTTGAGGACCTGAATAAGGCAATCGACAGATTTATCAAGTAA
- a CDS encoding DNA-deoxyinosine glycosylase encodes MIPSRDKPRKRHEIDPVYDEDSRILILGSFPSVKSRESGFFYGHPQNRFWKVLAGICQCETPGTVKEKKTFLLSHQIAVWDVIASCTVEGSSDSSIRDVVPNDLTEILKIADIKKICTNGGTAFRLYHKYIENNTKVKAVKLPSTSPANASWSLESLISYWGECLIL; translated from the coding sequence ATGATCCCGAGTCGTGACAAGCCAAGAAAAAGACACGAGATTGATCCCGTGTATGATGAAGATTCCAGAATCCTGATTCTGGGAAGTTTCCCCTCTGTGAAGTCCCGTGAGAGCGGATTTTTCTATGGACATCCGCAGAATCGATTCTGGAAGGTGCTTGCCGGGATCTGTCAGTGCGAAACTCCTGGGACTGTGAAAGAAAAAAAGACTTTTTTGTTGTCACACCAGATAGCTGTCTGGGATGTGATTGCATCGTGTACGGTTGAGGGATCCAGCGACAGCAGCATCAGAGATGTTGTGCCAAATGATCTGACCGAGATTCTCAAGATTGCGGATATCAAAAAGATCTGTACAAATGGTGGGACAGCTTTTCGACTGTATCATAAATATATAGAAAATAATACGAAGGTTAAGGCTGTAAAGCTACCCTCTACAAGTCCGGCGAATGCTTCCTGGTCTTTGGAAAGCCTGATCAGTTACTGGGGAGAATGTCTGATTCTATAG
- a CDS encoding glycosyltransferase family 2 protein → MDKLCIIIPAYNEQANVEQVIKQWYPVAVAHAGEIVVIDDGSTDLTYEILRSQEKKLPHLTVLTKKNNGHGATVLYGYHYAIKNHADYIFQTDSDGQTLPEEFEEFWKNREHFDMVIGYRKGRHDGCLRVFVTKVLRAVIWLCFCVYVRDANTPYRLIRGQTLRRYIDLIPPGFHLANVLISVIFVKKGCKVKWLPITFRPRQGGKNSMNGKKIVKIGCSAVRDFWKINRLL, encoded by the coding sequence ATGGATAAACTATGTATTATCATCCCGGCTTACAATGAACAGGCCAATGTCGAACAAGTGATAAAGCAGTGGTATCCCGTTGCCGTAGCACATGCCGGAGAGATTGTTGTCATCGATGACGGAAGCACGGATCTCACATATGAGATCCTGCGGTCACAGGAGAAAAAACTGCCTCATCTTACGGTCCTTACAAAGAAAAACAACGGTCATGGGGCTACAGTTCTCTATGGCTACCATTATGCAATAAAAAATCATGCCGATTATATCTTTCAGACGGATTCAGATGGACAGACGCTTCCGGAAGAATTCGAAGAATTCTGGAAAAACAGAGAACATTTTGACATGGTCATCGGATATCGAAAAGGACGTCACGACGGGTGCTTGCGGGTATTCGTGACAAAAGTCTTAAGAGCAGTGATATGGCTTTGCTTTTGTGTTTATGTCAGAGATGCTAACACACCGTATCGTCTGATCAGGGGACAGACTTTAAGACGGTATATTGACCTGATTCCTCCGGGCTTCCACCTGGCAAACGTACTGATTTCTGTAATCTTCGTAAAAAAGGGATGTAAAGTTAAGTGGCTGCCGATTACATTTAGACCGCGCCAGGGAGGAAAGAATTCCATGAACGGAAAAAAGATCGTAAAGATTGGATGTTCAGCCGTCAGAGATTTCTGGAAAATCAACCGATTATTATGA